Proteins encoded by one window of Blautia faecicola:
- a CDS encoding CocE/NonD family hydrolase, with product MKLYHLYVSGILYAELDFDTQPISIQKLDIASGKLLPWETLSEEDNAFYKSFTKIDLLKLSHQLHSYEQKLVGDGEVIVDLPEGAERYTSSKDSWYLQRDVKFPNNKLVENGELLAVCCPAREMVTVLVRNGEEDRTVLKMWKNTWPDEKIYGVSHLGSFPVPMRDGIHLSTDVYVPAGLDEKVPAVLIRTPYGKEDGCEVYYRYVQRGYAVVVQDVRGRNLSEGEWIPNHSEVEDGDDTLNWIADQSWSSGSVGMVGGSYLGYVQWAAAASGNPHLKALISVVCAGSAFVDLPRRGGCFTSGMLAWGFAVSQKKFHPELMERDDWEEVLNIRPLDQLAEKALGYPVPFLDKWLENSDYDEFWHRSNWKERSVHAQIPALIQSGWFDDNGMGTTEALELVHDFPEGMRKVILGPWQHSGNSKYDMHGVSFGDEALRFDLDFIYFQWFEHHLKGVDNGIDKTAPVEYYTVGQETWKTASNWPIPKTQEIEIYLDSCGHANTSSGDGVLSFKLPEKESQDSYDYDPQNPSTHIIDMSENEIEVPEDYTEEEKRQDMLCYSTDPLEKDVVITGDITVSLYIASDAPDTDFMVRLTDVDENGRSIKLADGILSAKYRNGFDHADFLNPGEVVPLTILTTKISNCFKKGHRIRVTITSSAKNFVFPNSNTKDGFNSQTTVVAHNTIFHGGQYPSKITVRMEQ from the coding sequence ATGAAACTATATCATTTGTATGTATCGGGAATTCTTTATGCGGAACTTGATTTTGATACGCAGCCGATCTCCATTCAAAAACTGGATATTGCATCGGGTAAGCTGCTTCCGTGGGAGACTTTGTCGGAAGAGGACAATGCCTTTTATAAATCATTTACCAAAATTGACTTATTGAAGCTGTCACATCAGCTCCATAGCTATGAACAGAAACTTGTGGGAGACGGGGAAGTCATCGTAGATCTGCCGGAAGGCGCAGAGCGCTATACAAGCAGTAAGGATTCCTGGTATCTGCAGCGTGATGTCAAATTCCCGAATAATAAGCTGGTAGAGAATGGTGAGCTGCTTGCAGTGTGCTGTCCGGCAAGAGAAATGGTTACAGTACTGGTACGGAACGGCGAGGAGGACAGAACGGTTCTTAAAATGTGGAAGAATACCTGGCCGGATGAGAAAATATACGGAGTCAGTCATCTTGGAAGCTTTCCGGTTCCTATGCGGGATGGTATTCATCTGTCAACGGATGTTTATGTGCCGGCTGGGCTGGACGAGAAGGTGCCGGCGGTATTGATTCGTACACCATATGGAAAAGAAGATGGCTGTGAGGTTTACTATCGATACGTACAACGCGGTTATGCAGTCGTAGTTCAGGACGTGCGGGGCCGCAACCTCAGCGAAGGAGAATGGATTCCGAATCACTCTGAGGTGGAAGATGGCGATGATACTCTGAACTGGATTGCAGATCAGTCCTGGTCTTCAGGCAGTGTCGGCATGGTAGGAGGTTCCTACCTGGGATATGTACAGTGGGCAGCAGCAGCTAGCGGAAATCCTCACCTGAAAGCCTTGATCAGCGTCGTATGTGCAGGAAGTGCATTTGTGGATCTGCCGAGAAGAGGCGGCTGTTTTACCTCTGGAATGCTTGCCTGGGGATTTGCTGTTTCTCAGAAAAAATTCCATCCGGAACTGATGGAGCGGGATGACTGGGAAGAAGTATTGAACATTCGCCCGTTAGATCAGCTTGCAGAAAAAGCACTGGGATATCCTGTTCCGTTCCTGGATAAATGGCTGGAAAATTCAGATTATGATGAATTCTGGCACCGTTCCAACTGGAAGGAGCGCTCTGTGCATGCGCAGATCCCGGCTCTCATACAGTCCGGCTGGTTTGATGATAATGGAATGGGAACGACAGAGGCTCTGGAGCTTGTGCATGATTTCCCGGAAGGCATGAGAAAAGTAATTCTAGGTCCGTGGCAGCATAGCGGAAACAGCAAATACGATATGCATGGAGTGTCATTTGGTGACGAGGCTCTGCGCTTTGACTTAGATTTTATCTATTTCCAGTGGTTTGAGCATCATCTGAAGGGCGTAGACAACGGAATTGATAAAACAGCTCCAGTTGAGTATTATACCGTCGGACAGGAAACATGGAAGACAGCTTCCAACTGGCCAATTCCGAAGACCCAGGAAATAGAGATTTACCTGGACAGCTGTGGTCATGCCAACACATCCTCCGGTGATGGAGTTCTTTCCTTTAAACTGCCGGAGAAGGAGAGCCAGGACAGCTATGATTATGATCCTCAGAATCCGTCAACTCATATCATCGATATGTCGGAAAATGAAATCGAGGTTCCGGAGGACTATACAGAGGAGGAGAAACGTCAGGATATGCTGTGTTACTCCACGGATCCGCTGGAGAAGGACGTGGTAATCACAGGCGATATAACCGTGTCTCTTTACATCGCTTCCGATGCACCGGACACGGATTTCATGGTTCGATTAACGGATGTAGATGAAAATGGCCGTTCTATCAAACTGGCAGATGGTATCTTATCTGCGAAGTATCGCAATGGATTTGACCATGCAGACTTCTTAAATCCGGGCGAGGTAGTTCCGCTGACAATCCTCACGACGAAGATTTCCAACTGCTTTAAGAAGGGACATCGAATTCGCGTGACGATTACCTCCAGTGCGAAGAACTTTGTATTCCCGAACAGCAATACAAAAGACGGTTTCAACAGCCAGACAACGGTTGTTGCACATAATACAATCTTCCATGGCGGACAGTATCCGTCCAAGATTACGGTTCGTATGGAGCAGTAA
- a CDS encoding DUF819 family protein, with translation MESTTLFSSEGALLLVMFLMVAAGFWLQRFKVFKVLGPALTVIVTGIVLSNLKIVPVSSPTYDALSGYCVPLSVSICLLSLDLRQMKKLLNRNSIIALVSAAASVCLMAFLFGVLFASKIDEGWKIAGMFVGTYTGGSSNLTAIAVGLDASRGTIAAANAADYVIGIPSLILMFAAPAIYKNSKRLRKLWPYEMTEAELQGDGDHEELMASKEWSIQEIAWLLAIGFGTVWAATTIAGMVFGPGFRSAGRIILITTFSIIIAQIPAVRKLRGNFDLGLFVALLFLTTIGFAVDLKQFFGSTFYITLFCFCVIVSCIVLHLLVTRLLKVKFEYVLLSAVACISDGPTAALIASSAQWKTMITTGLLMGVLAGAMGNYLGIAVAYAIRGIIGV, from the coding sequence ATGGAAAGCACAACATTATTTTCATCAGAAGGCGCATTGCTTCTGGTTATGTTTCTTATGGTAGCTGCCGGCTTTTGGCTTCAGCGCTTTAAAGTGTTCAAGGTACTTGGGCCGGCTTTAACGGTTATTGTTACCGGTATTGTTCTTTCAAACCTGAAAATTGTACCGGTGTCAAGTCCAACCTATGATGCACTCAGCGGCTATTGTGTTCCGCTGTCTGTTTCTATCTGTCTGCTGAGTCTGGATCTGAGACAGATGAAAAAACTGTTAAACAGAAACTCGATTATTGCACTGGTATCTGCAGCGGCAAGTGTCTGCCTGATGGCATTCCTGTTTGGTGTTTTATTCGCATCCAAGATTGATGAGGGATGGAAGATTGCCGGAATGTTTGTCGGAACCTATACAGGAGGAAGTTCCAACCTGACAGCAATTGCAGTTGGACTTGATGCTTCAAGAGGAACCATTGCGGCTGCTAATGCAGCAGACTATGTAATCGGTATTCCGAGTCTGATTCTTATGTTTGCGGCACCGGCTATCTACAAAAATTCAAAACGGCTGAGAAAGCTGTGGCCGTATGAGATGACAGAGGCAGAGCTGCAGGGCGACGGAGATCATGAAGAACTGATGGCATCCAAGGAATGGTCCATTCAGGAGATCGCATGGCTGTTGGCAATTGGCTTCGGAACCGTATGGGCAGCTACGACCATTGCAGGTATGGTATTTGGACCGGGCTTCCGCAGTGCAGGACGTATTATTCTGATTACGACCTTCTCGATTATCATTGCACAGATTCCGGCAGTACGTAAGCTGCGCGGCAACTTTGACCTGGGACTTTTTGTGGCACTGTTATTCCTGACCACCATTGGATTCGCCGTTGATCTGAAACAGTTCTTCGGATCTACATTCTATATTACCTTATTCTGCTTCTGCGTTATCGTCAGCTGCATTGTACTGCATCTGCTTGTAACGAGACTGTTGAAGGTAAAATTTGAGTATGTTCTTCTTTCTGCTGTGGCATGTATTTCTGACGGCCCGACAGCTGCTCTGATTGCATCAAGTGCACAGTGGAAAACTATGATTACAACCGGTCTTCTGATGGGCGTTCTGGCCGGAGCGATGGGCAACTACCTTGGTATTGCAGTTGCTTATGCTATCCGCGGCATCATCGGAGTATAA
- a CDS encoding mandelate racemase/muconate lactonizing enzyme family protein encodes MKITDVKVEVIHIPMKKPFRIAFAVQDHSVNVLVKVMTDEGIYGIGEAAPFEPVTGENSATVLEVLKLFKQGLIGMDPMNIEGIHLMMDRLISGNTSAKAAIDIALYDLKGKVMNQPLYKVLGGYRDQIVTDMTIGIDKPELMAQEAKERVERDGFRILKVKAGINPADDIRALTLIREAVGPDIRLRVDANQGYTVNDAVRVLKEFEKIGVDAVEQCLPWWDMDGSKILRQKVDMQIMLDESIHSPIDAARACKMDAADILNIKLMKCGGLYPAEKINAIAEANHVNCMVGCMLETKVAIAAGVSLVAAKSNITEADCDSFMYAVDPEMGMPGGFTIEGGVYTLSQKPGLGLDLDF; translated from the coding sequence ATGAAAATTACTGATGTAAAAGTAGAAGTGATTCACATTCCGATGAAGAAGCCGTTCCGTATTGCATTTGCCGTACAGGATCATTCTGTGAATGTTCTGGTAAAAGTTATGACAGATGAGGGAATCTATGGAATCGGAGAGGCAGCTCCGTTTGAACCGGTTACCGGAGAGAACAGTGCAACCGTTCTGGAAGTTCTTAAATTGTTTAAACAGGGTCTGATCGGTATGGATCCGATGAATATTGAGGGAATTCATCTGATGATGGATCGTCTGATTTCCGGCAATACCTCAGCAAAGGCTGCAATCGATATTGCACTGTATGATCTGAAGGGCAAGGTTATGAACCAGCCGCTGTACAAGGTACTGGGCGGATACCGTGACCAGATCGTGACAGATATGACAATCGGTATTGATAAGCCGGAACTGATGGCACAGGAAGCAAAAGAGCGTGTTGAGCGTGATGGATTCCGTATTCTGAAGGTGAAAGCTGGAATTAACCCGGCGGATGATATTCGTGCACTTACTCTGATTCGTGAAGCAGTTGGACCGGATATCCGTCTGCGTGTGGATGCAAACCAGGGATATACTGTAAATGATGCGGTAAGAGTTCTGAAAGAATTCGAAAAAATCGGTGTTGATGCAGTAGAGCAGTGCCTGCCATGGTGGGATATGGACGGTTCCAAGATCCTTCGCCAGAAGGTTGATATGCAGATTATGCTGGATGAATCTATTCATTCTCCGATCGATGCAGCAAGAGCCTGCAAGATGGATGCAGCAGATATTCTGAACATTAAGCTGATGAAGTGCGGTGGTCTGTATCCGGCAGAGAAGATCAATGCAATCGCAGAAGCAAATCATGTAAATTGTATGGTTGGCTGTATGCTGGAGACGAAGGTTGCGATTGCAGCAGGTGTCAGCCTGGTTGCAGCTAAGAGCAATATCACAGAGGCAGATTGCGACAGCTTCATGTATGCAGTAGATCCGGAGATGGGAATGCCGGGTGGCTTCACCATCGAGGGTGGCGTATATACACTGTCTCAGAAACCGGGTCTTGGTCTGGATCTGGATTTCTAA
- a CDS encoding helix-turn-helix domain-containing protein — MLGEQIRNIRKSRDFTLKALAEQTGLSIGYISQIERNLTDPSLSTLRKISAALDVPTYLFMGEAEADNTLTIRKNQVITLSQPHSNIRYHLLTPMPSAEFVPQSLIIGFELEAHAKDGERPVIHPSEEIIMVQSGELDVIIGTERIHLMEGDSTLIRSNLPHIVENTTDKQMTGISVFTPAIWFPSIRRTEQNG, encoded by the coding sequence ATGCTCGGTGAGCAGATACGCAACATAAGAAAATCAAGAGACTTTACACTAAAAGCCCTGGCTGAACAGACAGGACTTTCCATTGGCTATATATCCCAGATAGAGCGCAATCTGACGGACCCATCCCTGTCAACGCTTCGCAAAATCAGCGCTGCTCTGGATGTTCCCACCTATCTTTTTATGGGAGAAGCCGAAGCTGACAACACACTGACTATCAGAAAAAATCAGGTCATCACTTTATCACAGCCCCATTCCAATATCCGTTACCATCTGCTGACGCCGATGCCATCGGCAGAATTTGTTCCCCAGTCTCTGATTATCGGTTTTGAGCTGGAAGCACATGCTAAGGATGGCGAACGCCCTGTGATTCACCCCAGTGAGGAGATCATCATGGTCCAGTCCGGAGAACTGGATGTTATCATCGGAACCGAGAGAATTCACCTGATGGAAGGGGATTCGACGCTGATTCGATCCAACCTTCCCCATATTGTGGAAAACACGACAGACAAGCAAATGACCGGTATTTCCGTATTCACACCGGCCATCTGGTTTCCATCCATACGAAGAACTGAACAGAACGGATAA
- a CDS encoding ATP-binding cassette domain-containing protein, which yields MNLVRLWTKASAKIEELLKNLKERYTIVIVPHNLAQAKRIADDVAFFQNGRLVETKDAEAFWKKPECEETKEFLKG from the coding sequence ATGAACCTTGTTCGGCTCTGGACGAAGGCTTCTGCCAAAATAGAAGAGCTGCTTAAGAACCTGAAGGAGCGTTATACCATTGTGATTGTTCCCCACAACCTGGCGCAGGCAAAGCGCATTGCGGACGATGTGGCCTTTTTCCAGAATGGACGGCTGGTAGAAACAAAGGATGCAGAAGCATTCTGGAAAAAGCCGGAGTGCGAAGAGACGAAAGAGTTTTTAAAGGGATGA
- a CDS encoding ATP-binding cassette domain-containing protein, giving the protein MEELRKNVGLVFQTPAPFPFSIYKNLTYAPVYYGIRDKKKLEKIVEETLKLTGLYEEVAGELHKSA; this is encoded by the coding sequence ATGGAAGAGTTGAGAAAAAATGTGGGACTGGTGTTTCAGACACCGGCACCGTTTCCGTTTTCTATTTATAAAAACCTGACCTATGCGCCGGTTTACTATGGAATCCGGGATAAAAAAAAGCTGGAAAAGATTGTAGAAGAGACACTGAAGCTGACTGGTCTCTACGAAGAAGTGGCCGGAGAATTGCATAAGAGTGCATGA
- a CDS encoding ATP-binding cassette domain-containing protein, translated as MLLVMENVSYDGKTVLHNVSMNICRNRIAAILGTSGCGKTTFLKTLNGLLE; from the coding sequence ATGCTGCTGGTAATGGAGAATGTATCTTATGATGGAAAAACGGTTCTCCATAATGTGTCTATGAATATCTGCAGAAACCGGATCGCAGCGATTCTTGGAACTTCCGGTTGCGGAAAAACCACATTTTTGAAGACTTTAAATGGTCTTTTGGAGTAG
- a CDS encoding ATP-binding cassette domain-containing protein, producing the protein MSRSECTDRAKLLLQRLELADVMDRKLATYSTGMRQRLSLARALLHRPQILFLDEPTSGLDPESAQNVNALIQEQAAEGITVFLCTHQLRYAQEICTTYGLMNKGRLFATGDITELRSMACQNTKVRIKASRMPKDMRYQKIGDHIYEMDVASEHDIPLIVKRIVEAGGDLYHVSEQQMSLEEIYFSLIDREHAETERENT; encoded by the coding sequence ATGAGCCGTTCGGAATGTACAGATAGAGCAAAACTGCTCTTACAGCGACTGGAACTGGCAGATGTGATGGATCGCAAGCTGGCCACTTATTCTACCGGCATGCGCCAGCGGCTCTCTTTGGCCAGAGCATTACTTCACCGTCCGCAGATTTTGTTTCTGGATGAGCCGACCTCCGGCCTTGACCCCGAAAGCGCACAGAATGTGAATGCTCTGATTCAGGAGCAGGCTGCCGAAGGAATCACAGTATTTCTTTGTACGCATCAGCTTCGGTATGCGCAGGAAATCTGTACGACATACGGACTTATGAACAAGGGACGCTTATTTGCCACAGGAGATATTACAGAACTGCGGTCTATGGCCTGCCAGAATACTAAGGTACGGATAAAAGCAAGCCGTATGCCAAAGGACATGAGATATCAGAAAATCGGAGATCACATCTATGAGATGGATGTGGCCTCAGAGCATGACATCCCGCTCATCGTAAAAAGAATTGTAGAGGCCGGTGGTGATTTGTACCATGTATCGGAACAACAGATGTCATTGGAAGAAATCTACTTTTCTCTGATCGACCGGGAACATGCGGAAACGGAGCGTGAAAATACATGA
- a CDS encoding cysteine-rich KTR domain-containing protein: MRVKYTAKWGLQIAKMIFQTRSRCDGKTRTQIRPHTVLEDFPLFCPKCKYTCVIRFKDGKIEEIKMPDA; encoded by the coding sequence ATAAGGGTAAAATATACCGCAAAGTGGGGCTTGCAGATTGCGAAAATGATTTTTCAAACACGCTCTAGATGTGACGGCAAAACAAGAACACAGATACGCCCACATACGGTATTAGAGGACTTTCCTCTATTTTGTCCAAAGTGCAAATACACCTGTGTGATTCGTTTCAAAGACGGAAAAATTGAAGAAATCAAAATGCCAGACGCTTAG
- a CDS encoding DUF6783 domain-containing protein: protein MKNHFRNLQAPLCGIFYPYSVAVARYAALIRIKSPTNWDSQLTKSLFQTRSRAAKPF, encoded by the coding sequence TTGAAAAATCATTTTCGCAATCTGCAAGCCCCACTTTGCGGTATATTTTACCCTTATTCGGTTGCCGTAGCCCGCTACGCCGCCCTCATTCGGATAAAATCTCCCACAAACTGGGACTCACAGCTCACGAAAAGCCTTTTTCAGACACGCTCTAGGGCAGCGAAGCCATTCTAA
- a CDS encoding TetR/AcrR family transcriptional regulator, whose protein sequence is MPAKAKVTKEMIIDAAFAIAREAGVENINARTVSERLHCSTQPVMYHFSTIEELKRTVYAKADSYHSEYLMNLKSPQKGVMLGIGMNYIRFAIEEPHLFRFLFQSDYFSGATMLELIDADELTPVLSAMQKALNMSMEQTKKIFLTIFLFVHGYASIIANNSMKYDENVIQSHLERAYQGAILAAQEECT, encoded by the coding sequence ATGCCAGCAAAAGCAAAAGTCACAAAAGAGATGATTATTGACGCGGCCTTTGCGATTGCCCGTGAAGCCGGCGTGGAAAACATCAATGCAAGGACCGTATCAGAAAGACTTCACTGCTCCACACAGCCCGTTATGTATCATTTTTCGACCATTGAAGAACTGAAACGGACGGTCTATGCGAAGGCAGATAGCTATCACTCAGAATATCTGATGAATCTAAAGAGTCCTCAGAAAGGCGTCATGCTTGGAATTGGGATGAACTATATCCGCTTTGCCATTGAGGAGCCGCATTTGTTTCGGTTCCTGTTTCAGTCGGATTATTTTAGTGGAGCAACCATGCTTGAGCTGATTGACGCAGACGAGCTGACACCAGTCCTTTCTGCGATGCAGAAAGCCTTGAATATGAGTATGGAGCAAACCAAAAAGATTTTCCTGACGATTTTTCTGTTTGTCCATGGGTACGCAAGTATCATTGCCAACAATTCAATGAAGTACGATGAAAATGTCATACAATCACATTTGGAACGGGCGTATCAGGGTGCAATATTAGCGGCACAGGAGGAATGTACATGA